The genomic region catttgggagagagagagagatggagagggagagcacaagcagggggagtgccaggcagagggagaggcccgatgtggggctcgatcccaggatcctgagatcatgacctgagctgaagacagatgcttaactgactgagcctcccaggtgccccttcttcttTAGCCTTAAATAGATGTTGGTATCTGGGGCTGGTACTGTCCTGAGGCTGTATTGGCTGACGGCTCCCAGATTCCAGCTGCAACAGGATGGGACTCTGTGGTTTTTAATCTAACCCAAATCAGTCCTGCTACAAAAGAATCTgcccttctggggcgcctgggtggctcagtctgttaagcacctgcctcgcgctcaggtcatgatctcagggtcctgggatcgagtcccacatcgggctccctgctccgcggggagcctgcttctccctctgtccctcctcccgctcatgctctctctctcaaataaaaaaaaaaaaaaagaatctgcccTTTTGCAAGTCACCATTCCCTGTCCCATCCCATGTCACTCCTGTGCCCCCTCCCAGGTGCTGACCTGACAGCGGTGGATCCTGTTCGGGGCAAGACAGCCCTAGAGTGGGCACTGCTGACTGACAGCTTCGACACCGTGCAGAGGATCCGGATGCTGCTGCGGCGCCCCCAAATAGAGCAGCTGAGCCAGCATTACCAGCCCGAGTGGCCAGCCTTGCCTGGGCTTGTGGCTCAGGcgcaggcccaggcccaggccaccCCGTCTCTCCTAGAGCGACTGCAGGCCACCTTGAGCTTCCCCTTTGCCCAGTCTCCTCAGGAGGGGGGTGTCCTGGACCACCTCGTGACCATCACGACCAGCCTGGCCAGTCCGTTCCTCACCACGGCCTGCCACACCCTGTGCCCTGACCGGCCACCTGCGCTGGGCAGCCGCAGCAAGTCTGTGCCAGAGCTGCTAGGCACTGCCccgcctcctcccccagccccccagcccccccaggtAGTCCCTGGCTCCCGGGTCCTCATCCCCTACCAGAGCCGTGAGGGCGTGCTGAGTACGGGCCCTCAGTGGCTACAGCCTAGGGACAGTAGCAGCCCCAGGCCCCAAGCCCCCAAGATCCGCCTCTCCAAGGCATCCTCATCTCCCACACAGTACAAGCTACAGCCCAGGCCTCGAGAGGATCGAAGGCTGGCCCTTCCTGTCTGGAGATACCAGGAGCtcaggatggagaggaggaggcaggaggaggaggctaGGTGGGCACAGAATTAGGGGAAGATGGGCTAAGGCCAGGCTGGGAGCAGGTGATCAGGTCCCTCCCTAAGGCTCCTTCACCCTCTGGAGTCCTTCTGCTTTCCCATCCATCTCTGTACAAATGATTCTACCCTAACCTCCTTAGGAGGTTATTCATACAGCATTGTTTGCAATCGTAAGAGTGAAAACAACCTAAGCATCCATCAACTTAGCTAGGGGACTAGCTAAGTTGATTATGGGTGTGATTACCGTACATCCATATGATGTATTCTATACAGTGGTAAAACAAGATTAAGGAAGCTCTTTATGTTCTGATACGAAACTATCTTCAAGATGTATTAAGCGTAAATAATCAAGGGGTGGAACAGCGTGTATGACATGCTACTATTTGTCAAAGTAAAATTTGCACCAAGATAAACTTGACTAATACAAACATATAGTGAGTACCGGGATGTATTTACTTAGTGAATGAAGGAttgaaggagggaaaggaaaaaccaTTACTGACAGTGGAGAGAAGAATGCTTGAATGAGATTGGAAAGGTAGGTACAAAAAAGTTTAATTCCTACCTGGCAATAAAACCAtcacttttggggcgcctgggtggctcagtcgttaagcatctgccttcagctcaggtcatgatcccagggtcctgggattgagccccgcatcgggctccctgctcagcggaaagcctgcttctccctctcccacttctgcttgtgttccctctctcactgtctttttctctgtcaaataaataaaatctttaaaaaaaaaagatcactttttTGTTCTgccagataaaaataatttgctatttATCAATCTTCTACACCTTAACCTCTTAACTTTATAGAGAGTCTGGGCCCTAATCAATAGTAAATAGTATGTCAGACAAAATTACTTCCCCTAGATGACCCATAGGTGGGGTTATTAgccaaaaatatcttgaaaaggCACTTagtaattttttgtgtgtgccttatttacaatttttttcctcaggttttttttcttttttttttttttaagattctatttttaactaatcgtcacacccaaggtggggctcaaactcacaatcctgggatcaagagtcgcgtgctccaccagctgagccagccaggcacccctgggtatTTTTTCTTAACACGTTTGCTCCATAAAaacatttgcttgtttatttgtaataataaaagcaaCCATTTATAAGGTGCTTACTATATACATTAATACATTTAACACTCCCAATAATCCTATAAGGATTATATCTTTGAGGacaaaggacagagagaaggtAAGGAActgcctggggtcacacagctagaaactGGCAGAGATCAAGATTGAGAGCCAGCCATCTAGTTGTAGAGACCAGGCTCCACACTGGAACCCTGCTGCCTCACTGGAACCTCTCTGGGAAGAAACGTGGCCACTTGCTCGGGGAGACGACTGAGCAACTTGACCAAGGGCAGAAGGGAAACTTTTCACTGAATATCTTTTTGAaacttttgactttttaaaaaatcagctttattttttagaacagttttagatttacagaagagttgtAGAGATGGTGCAGAGTTCCCATACACCCCACACTCAGTGATCTCTGTTGTTAACGTGAGTAAAGTACATGTGTTACAATTAGTGAAtcaatataaatacattattactCAAGTCTAAACTTCATTCAGATTTCCcctaatgtcccttttctgtCCAGAATTCCATCCACAATACCACAtaacatttagttgtcatgtctttgTAGATTCCTCTTGACTGTAATGACCTCAGGTTTTCCTTGTTTCTGATGACTGTGACGATTTTGAGGAGTACtgatcaggtattttgtagaatatccctcaATTGGGATtcgtctgatgtttttctcatgatgagacCGGGGTTATGGGCTTTcaggaggaagaccacagaggtgacACGCCAGTCTCATCACATCCCATCCCATGACGGGTACGTGCTATGAATGTCACGGTTGGGGGAACCTCGATCACCTGGCTgaagtagtgtttgtcaggtttctccctGTGATGTCACTCTTTCTTCCCCCTTTGTATATTGTGCTCTTTGGAAAGAAGTCATTGCATGAAGCCCACACTGAAGGAGTGGGGAGTTACATTCCATCTTCTTGGGGgtggagtatctacataaattacttGGAATTATTCTGCACAGAACGTTTTGACTTTTTAGTcatgtatttctaaattttgaaaaattaaaaaataaacctgttcTTTGGATAGGGGAAAGCACGCAGACACACTGAGGTGACAATGACTATTTGGGTTAGATGGTGTGTGATTTCTCccagagggttcttttttttttttcttttttaaagatttatttattagtttgaaATAGAGCACCCAAGGACGagtcaggggagggacagagggagaaggagggagagaagcagactcctgctgagcgtggagcctattgcaacacggggctcgatcccaggaccctgagatcccgacctgagctgaaaccaagagtcagccgctcagctgactgagccacccaggctcccctttgcTGGAGGCTTCTGAAGGCAACTATGGTGGCCTGGAATGGATTCAAGGCTAATTTACCATTTCCTACCTGTGTGAATAAGGCACTCAAGTTCCtcttgcctctgttttctcatctgttagtGGGGGAAGACAGGGTTTTAGGAAAGATCCATTAGATAATCTGGGTTAGAAGTTCCTATAAACTGTGAAGTGCTACCAAGATTTGAGGTGCTATGGAAGGGTCCTGGGGAACTGAGTTTGATTGAGCTGTTTCTGGGCCTTTGGGATGGAGCTTGAGTTCTTTCTTCCCATcgaagacagggaaagaaactaCATTTGCAGGCTTGGAACAGCATGGTGGTTACCCGCTTCAGCCTGGGAGCCAggtggtgaccttgggcaagtcactgagcctctctgagcctccaggcTCTCACGCATGCAGTGGAGGTAACAATAACCTCAGTCAGCATGGGGCCGCTGGGAGAATTCAGTGAGCTGGTGGAGCACTGCACTGTCCTGGCCTCAGCATCACCATTACCCTATTGAATCCTCATGagcttcctatttttttttttttaaagattttacttatttgacagagagagacacagcaagagagggaacacaatcagggggagcggcaggcagagggagaagcaagcttcccgcagagcagggagcccgatgcggggctcgatcccaggaccccgggatcacgacccgagatgaaggcagacgcttaacgactgagccacccaggcaccccatgacctTCCTATTTTATAGTCGAGGGAACAGACCATGATTaagcgacttgcccaaggtcaccagctgGTAGGGGCTAAGTGACACTTGGAGTTCAAGTCTGTGGACCCTGACGCCTGTGTCCTTTCCAAGGCAGCGCATGGCCTCTGCCCACAGCCGGGGTGCCCGGGCTCTCTGAGCCACTCCCTGCCACGTCTAACGGGCCTGAGTTGTCCTAGGGCGCAGGGGTGACCTCGGCATCTTCAGGACCAGAGAACTAGCCCTCCGTGCCTCTCCCTCCTGGCCAGCGTGGGCTGGATCTGGGCTGGGGGAGTCAACAAGCAGGCAGTCATCCCCTAGCAGAGGCAACCTCTCCACCTTGGAGAGCCACCGTCCATGCCTGGCCATCCTGGGGCAGCTCGAGTCCTAGGCCTACAGTCCCACAAGTGCTCCTCCCAGGCCAAGCCTTTTGTCTCGAATCCTCTAACAGCTTCTGACAGCCTTTCAGCTTCCAGAGAGGAAAGAAGTCAGCATGGGCTGCTCTACCTGTGCCCCTCAAATATCCCAGCTTCTCCACCAACATCCCAGCTTCTCCACCAACATCCCAGCTTCTCCACAACATCCCAGCTTCTCCACCAACATCCCAGCTTCGCCACCAACATCCCAGCTTCTTCGCACGCCGGCCCAGCTCCTGCAGCTCCACATGGAGTCCCTGTCAGCCGAGGCCAAGGACTCAGGACCGGGTCCCTGGCTGTGCAGAGCATGCCACGGCAGAAGCGCCCTGCTCAGGCCAGCACGTGGATTTGGATCCTGGTCCTGCCTCCGACCATCTCTGTGACCAGGGACCGCTCCCAGCCTCCGTCTCCTCATTCGTAACATCCAGCGGTGATAATGTATAATCTCTACTTCCCAGGGTTGTCCTGCAGCCTATGCAGGGAGGGGTATGCGGGCACCGAGTGTGGCCCGGCCAACAGCCAGCACCCGGTCAGCAGCAGGTTTTGTTACTGGGCTGATCCGCATGGCGTGTAGCCAAGGGGCCGGCTCTGTGGAGGAGGCCAGCGGACATGTCCTGGGAACCCCGTGGCATCCTCCGTGATTCCAGGATTCTACTCTGGTGGGCCCTGAAGTGCAAACACGTGCTCATCCCAGACAGTGTTCTCAGAGCGGCTCCTACAAGCTCTACGAGCCCAGGGCACTCCCAGCCCGCCGCCCACCCCCACAGCACTGAACGCGGGCCGGCCTGCTCCCCGCATGGGCCTCTACGCCCTCACCCTGCCCAACAGGGGCTCCTACAGAAGGGACTGAAAAGTTGGCTTTCCGGACACACTGGGATGTCTGCTAGGCTTGTGAGGACTCCTGGGacagcctcccctccctcctgcatgGGCAGAACCTGGGTCTGTCTCCCTAGTCCCTGGCTCTGCGCCCAGCCCGTACAGGTTTAATAAATGTGTGTAGACAAGAACTGAGTTCAGGCTCCACCAAGGTCTGGGATGCTTAGAGGGCCCTTTAtcatctccttcctcctcatAAGGGCTGTCCTGGTCCAGGAGCCACGGTGTCCCCAGTCATCCCAGGCCATGCCCCAGAAAAGTCCTGCTGGGCCAAGAGAAGGCAAGGGAGTACATATATGtagggaggacagagggacaggTGGGGACTCATTGGTTTATGTCCCCTTTCTtccaaactggggcacctggacaGGATTCCCTCCCCTCCAGTAGTCATACTTTCCAAATGGTTGGAAACACCCACACATCTTCTACCACACCAACTCCCaggccctgcttccctccccacacttccccccatcccccacccattcCTCTCCCTGGCCTCTGAGGACATTTCTCCTGTCAGATTTCCACTGGCCTCGCTGACAAACCACCTGGCCAGGGTTTCTGCAGACAATCAGAGctgttccttctcttttcctcagaGGGACCCTGGTTCTTCCTGGTTAAGGAAGGTACCACATCTGGAGGGAGGACTAGAGGGCTAGGCTTGGGGCTGGAGAGACTCTGCAGCCTGGATCAGTCACACGGGCAATGTCATGTGCCAACACACAGCCAGCCTGGGTCCCACAGGGCCTTGCAGTCCCCAGGCGAAGAAGTATACACAGGCCCACtggcccccccacacacaacacacataaaCCCACCCGTCACCGGGACACAAACACACGGACCCACTGacagggaaaaataaagacagggTTCCCCGTCCCTGGGgtcccatcccacccccctccccggcccctctGTGCCCCAGCACTCCGCATTCCCCAGCCGTCCAACTCCAGGCATTGCCCATGGGACTGTGCTCCAACTTGTAGTCTGTCCAGCTATTTGGAGTGggagttggtggggggaggagggccaAGGCTAACCCTGGAGTTCACCCTTAGACCTCATTGAAAAGCCATGGTCCcttggagggaaaggagagggaagcaggtcAAAACCTAAATCCTGCTCTGTGGCTATTTACTCCAGACTCGCCTTGGATACCTCCCAACCTCTCTTTCCTACATCTGTGCCCATGATCTGCTGTGGGGGAATTTGGGGCAGAGGCCTGCGGATGAGGAGGTCCAGGAATCAAGAGCTTGCTGAGGGCTCTCCATACCAGGCTGCCTGGTGCTGCAAGGACAGAGCCTGGGCACGGATGCCGGAGGGGTGGGAAAGGGGCAGGATTTATGGCATTTCCCCTCCAGCTGGAAACAAAGGCAGATTCCTGTGTCCAGTTCCAGCAATCCGGTCCCACCCACTAGAGTGGCTGGAGCTGAAGGAAATCCCGCTGGCCTGTGGCCTCACCCAGCTACTCAGACCCTCTTTCGAACAATCTCTCCCAGCTGGGGCCAGGACCAGCTCTCAAATCCTGGGGACCCCCTCCTTGTCCAAATACCAAGCCCTTCCCATTGGGGATAGTCCCCTTAACCCCTCAGACTCTCTCCTCAGGCAGCAAGGGTCCCCTCGGCACCACCCAAGAGCCTACCAGGCCCCCATCCCCTTGCCGGGCAACTctgcccaccctcaccccacaAATTTGGGATCTGCCTATATTTAGAGAGGGCAGAAGTCCTGATGACTCTGGGAACTCTGGTGCCATCCTAAATGCTCAGCTAGACCTTCAAAGCATCTCtaatgatctttcttttttttttttcaatgatctttcaattaacaaaacaaaacaaaaacaaataaatggccTAAATTCTGAAGCTTTAAAATAATGGCtgaggatgcctggctggctcagttggtagagcgggcgactcttgagctcagggtcgtgagttcgagccccacgttgggtgtagagattacttaaaaataaaatcttaaaaaaaataatgcctgaAGCTTTTAAATGTAGAGgcagcagaaagacaaatattgcacagtgtcacttatatgtgaaatccaAAACCAaggcaaactcatagaaacagagagtagaaaagtggttgcttgggtctgatgggggggggggaaatagggagaggttggtggaaaggtacaaacttgcagcTAGAAGATGAATCAggtctggggatctaatgtaaaatatggtgactatagttgataacactgtattgtataattgaaattagCTAAGAGTGTAGAACTTAAATTCTATTCCCCAAAAAACTT from Halichoerus grypus chromosome 6, mHalGry1.hap1.1, whole genome shotgun sequence harbors:
- the ANKRD33 gene encoding photoreceptor ankyrin repeat protein isoform X1 translates to MSEASSCPAGQETPAPGCRLGALYWACVRNDPVQLQATLDGGVSPEEATQVDGNGRDKEGDTALMLAAQAGHVPLVSLLLNYFPGLDLERRDQRGLTALMKAAVRNRSECVAALLMAGADLTAVDPVRGKTALEWALLTDSFDTVQRIRMLLRRPQIEQLSQHYQPEWPALPGLVAQAQAQAQATPSLLERLQATLSFPFAQSPQEGGVLDHLVTITTSLASPFLTTACHTLCPDRPPALGSRSKSVPELLGTAPPPPPAPQPPQVVPGSRVLIPYQSREGVLSTGPQWLQPRDSSSPRPQAPKIRLSKASSSPTQYKLQPRPREDRRLALPVWRYQELRMERRRQEEEARWAQN
- the ANKRD33 gene encoding photoreceptor ankyrin repeat protein isoform X4, giving the protein MLAAQAGHVPLVSLLLNYFPGLDLERRDQRGLTALMKAAVRNRSECVAALLMAGADLTAVDPVRGKTALEWALLTDSFDTVQRIRMLLRRPQIEQLSQHYQPEWPALPGLVAQAQAQAQATPSLLERLQATLSFPFAQSPQEGGVLDHLVTITTSLASPFLTTACHTLCPDRPPALGSRSKSVPELLGTAPPPPPAPQPPQVVPGSRVLIPYQSREGVLSTGPQWLQPRDSSSPRPQAPKIRLSKASSSPTQYKLQPRPREDRRLALPVWRYQELRMERRRQEEEARWAQN
- the ANKRD33 gene encoding photoreceptor ankyrin repeat protein isoform X2, with translation MVACYRGFQSVVALLSRCPFLDVNQQDKEGDTALMLAAQAGHVPLVSLLLNYFPGLDLERRDQRGLTALMKAAVRNRSECVAALLMAGADLTAVDPVRGKTALEWALLTDSFDTVQRIRMLLRRPQIEQLSQHYQPEWPALPGLVAQAQAQAQATPSLLERLQATLSFPFAQSPQEGGVLDHLVTITTSLASPFLTTACHTLCPDRPPALGSRSKSVPELLGTAPPPPPAPQPPQVVPGSRVLIPYQSREGVLSTGPQWLQPRDSSSPRPQAPKIRLSKASSSPTQYKLQPRPREDRRLALPVWRYQELRMERRRQEEEARWAQN
- the ANKRD33 gene encoding photoreceptor ankyrin repeat protein isoform X3, whose product is MSEASSCPAGQETPAPGCRLGALYWACVRNDPVQLQATLDGGVSPEEATQVDGNGRDKEGDTALMLAAQAGADLTAVDPVRGKTALEWALLTDSFDTVQRIRMLLRRPQIEQLSQHYQPEWPALPGLVAQAQAQAQATPSLLERLQATLSFPFAQSPQEGGVLDHLVTITTSLASPFLTTACHTLCPDRPPALGSRSKSVPELLGTAPPPPPAPQPPQVVPGSRVLIPYQSREGVLSTGPQWLQPRDSSSPRPQAPKIRLSKASSSPTQYKLQPRPREDRRLALPVWRYQELRMERRRQEEEARWAQN